From Schizosaccharomyces pombe strain 972h- genome assembly, chromosome: II, the proteins below share one genomic window:
- the ftm5 gene encoding transmembrane helix domain-containing protein, which yields MIDFVKSRDTVIQKSFFEEFNSQNREMGSFAYSGNSESVWTGENITSIWKTILINETGSYCVAARPMTMDGAEFNLDLMGYSVSEDQINNDEIGIWNYISVAEMGGVLLFLSYWIWTCLHFSKIIFPAQKVICLYIFLFALNQTLQECIEEYVFSSECIKYRQFYSVYEIIDFLRTNFYRLFVIYCALGFGITRTVPKYLMIKGISIVIALCSVYWISLYKDVYVVSEIFDMIQYEVSPAIWVYSICHLLKQCTSVTTYENASKARFFRRMLNAFIFIFCASPMLHYLSNIIFGNFDYRLSVIIGDLFTFMEKIAFPCYIMFPTHNEALAYNRNVAEEAQEKMI from the coding sequence ATGATTGACTTTGTAAAATCAAGAGACACGGTGATccaaaaatctttttttgaggAATTTAATTCCCAAAACCGAGAGATGGGATCATTTGCATATTCTGGTAACTCGGAATCGGTATGGACGGGCGAAAATATTACAAGTATATGGAAAACTATTTTGATTAATGAAACGGGTTCTTACTGCGTAGCTGCGAGACCAATGACAATGGATGGAGCtgaatttaatttagaCCTTATGGGGTATTCGGTTTCAGAAGATCAAATTAATAATGACGAAATTGGCATTTGGAACTATATTTCTGTAGCTGAAATGGGAGGAGtactattatttttgagCTATTGGATATGGACTTGTTTACATTTCAGCAAGATTATATTTCCTGCTCAAAAGGTAATCTGcctttatatttttctttttgcgTTAAATCAGACTCTACAAGAATGCATTGAGGAgtatgttttttcttccgAATGTATAAAATACAGACAATTTTATTCGGTGTATgaaataattgattttcttcggacaaatttttatcgATTATTTGTGATTTACTGTGCATTGGGTTTCGGCATAACTAGAACTGTTCCTAAATATCTTATGATAAAAGGAATTAGTATTGTCATTGCTTTATGTTCTGTATACTGGATTTCTTTATATAAAGACGTATATGTAGTATCAGAGATTTTTGACATGATCCAGTATGAGGTATCTCCTGCAATTTGGGTGTATTCTATTTGTCATTTATTGAAACAATGCACGTCTGTAACAACTTACGAAAATGCTTCAAAAGCCagattttttagaagaatGCTAAATGCATTTATCTTTATATTCTGTGCATCTCCAATGTTGCATTACCTGTCGAATATTATATTTGGAAACTTTGATTACAGACTGTCGGTGATCATTGGTGATCTTTTCACTTTTATGGAgaaaattgcttttccaTGTTACATAATGTTTCCCACCCATAATGAAGCACTTGCCTACAATCGAAATGTAGCTGAAGAGGCTCAAGAGAAAATGATTTGA
- the ftm6 gene encoding transmembrane helix domain-containing protein, whose protein sequence is MALLKKINTQVNRIMKNSSLVQNICFDRVPLFIPRLSLTVKYCLAVKLLIYLLYCWYIYSEVPSASSKFRSFTFGCVVVYHNKFFPRFIRTHSINSIRTFSKFQVIILFSIEKVTRSESKNHSYSKTDISDLHQGYNNPPSRFISQ, encoded by the coding sequence ATGgcattgttaaaaaaaataaacactCAAGTGAATAGAATTATGAAGAATTCGAGTCTagttcaaaatatttgttttgacAGAGTCCCTCTATTTATACCAAGACTAAGCCTCACAGTGAAATATTGTCTAGCAGTAAAATTGctgatttatttattatattgttGGTACATTTACTCGGAAGTACCATCGGCTTCATCTAAATTCCGATCCTTTACATTTGGATGCGTCGTAGTATATcataacaaattttttcctcGTTTCATTAGAACTCACTCCATTAACTCCATTAGAACGTTTTCTAAATTTCAAGTCATTATACTTTTCTCTATTGAGAAAGTCACTAGGTCAGAAAGCAAGAATCATTCTTACTCGAAAACCGATATTAGTGATCTGCACCAGGGCTATAATAATCCACCATCAAGATTCATATCACAATAA
- a CDS encoding methyltransferase, translating to MNLVQLGKLHENVLDAGCEPNRNARYLASLGYKVVGIDISERAISKAIDKTSSEKSNVNFNQRDFSRLNEFKGHFDTVIDIGCFHSILNSDHEPYTASLSHICHSDSSVFLRAFSETNKSRYRRWQGHKRYSLALKRNNVKKLSL from the coding sequence ATGAATCTTGTACAACTGGGGAAATTACATGAGAATGTATTAGATGCCGGTTGTGAACCAAATAGAAATGCTAGATATTTAGCCAGTCTTGGATATAAAGTCGTGGGTATTGATATTTCCGAAAGGGCTATTTCTAAAGCAATCGATAAAACATCTAGtgaaaaaagtaatgtCAACTTTAATCAACGCGATTTTTCAAGATTAAATGAATTCAAGGGGCATTTCGACACTGTGATTGACATTGGttgttttcattcaattctAAATAGTGATCATGAGCCATACACAGCTTCGTTAAGTCATATATGTCACTCTGATAGCTCCGTTTTCCTAAGAGCGTTTAGCgaaacaaacaaatcaCGTTATAGACGGTGGCAGGGCCATAAAAGGTATTCCCTCgctttaaaaagaaacaatgTCAAAAAGCTTTCTTTATAA
- a CDS encoding transporter, producing MKEESILKKCDSSSIKHVPSTPLETNCPDKYNPKTWPIRLKVRNVIVISSMTFLNQYGDSVFAPSISNIAEQFHASRTLVTLGATLYTLGILFGNLIFAPLSEQFGRRPIYLIGYSVFALLQIPIALSVNLAMFLVFRFFSGLFGSVGLSNGSGSLADLFEKKDRGKYMVIYFTVLSIGPGIAPIISGFISQSSIGWQWEFWILLILSGFNLFWAFLLLKETYPPVLNRKKFEKYGEIGENEPVALRLTGKQLLIKLLILLSMKKPISILLSQPILICVACTIGSIYGMINLVLIAFSEVWKSSYDFSPGISGLMYISITLGLFSAVFIAMPINQKFYSYLVKRNGGEGEPEFRLPMGFIGITLFEIGILLFGWTARYKIFWFVPTIGSAIMGGGYIMTSNPLNMYVVDSYGIYSASASAGVKIFQLLFGAIFPLFAESLFRRLNYGWGCTLLAFILLACGCSLPILFKYGKQIRNLRPFDPSKY from the coding sequence ATGAAAGAAGagtcaattttaaaaaaatgcgaTTCAAGTTCCATAAAACACGTGCCATCAACCCCTCTAGAGACAAACTGTCCAGACAAATATAACCCTAAAACATGGCCTATTCGTTTAAAGGTACGAAATGTCATTGTTATTTCATCAATGacttttttgaatcaaTACGGTGATAGTGTCTTTGCGCCAAGTATTTCCAATATTGCAGAGCAATTTCATGCTTCGCGAACCTTGGTCACTCTAGGAGCCACACTTTATACATTAGGGATattatttggaaatttaatatttgctCCACTTAGTGAACAGTTTGGAAGAAGAcctatatatttaattggTTATAGCGTATTTGCACTTCTTCAGATTCCCATTGCTCTGTCAGTAAATTTGGCAATGTTTTTAgtatttcgttttttttctggACTTTTCGGATCCGTTGGTTTATCAAATGGATCTGGCTCACTGGCTGAtctgtttgaaaaaaaagatcgAGGAAAATATATGgtgatttattttaccGTTCTCTCGATTGGACCAGGAATTGCGCCTATAATTTCTGGGTTTATTAGCCAAAGTTCAATTGGTTGGCAATGGGAGTTTTGGattctattaattttatcagggttcaatttattttgggCCTTTTTATTACTAAAGGAAACATATCCCCCTGTTCTCAATCGcaagaaatttgaaaaatacgGCGAAATAGGAGAAAATGAACCAGTAGCGTTGCGTCTCACAGGTAAGCAACTGCttataaaattgttaattttattgaGTATGAAAAAGCcaatttctattttactTTCCCAACCCATTTTAATATGTGTAGCCTGTACCATTGGTTCTATATATGGAATGATAAACTTGGTGCTTATAGCTTTTTCCGAAGTTTGGAAATCTTCATATGATTTCAGTCCTGGGATTAGTGGTTTGATGTACATATCCATTACCCTTGGACTTTTTTCAGCAGTTTTCATTGCCATGCCTATCaaccaaaagttttattcATATCTGGTAAAGCGAAATGGTGGTGAAGGTGAACCTGAATTTCGACTTCCTATGGGTTTTATTGGAATCacactttttgaaataggaattttacttttcgGTTGGACTGCAAGATATaagattttttggtttgtgCCAACAATTGGATCAGCCATTATGGGTGGTGGGTACATTATGACTTCCAATCCCTTAAACATGTATGTGGTAGATTCATATGGAATTTACTCAGCCAGTGCGTCAGCGGgtgtaaaaatatttcaactATTATTTGGAGCCATCTTTCCATTATTTGCTGAAAGTCTATTTCGTCGACTGAACTACGGATGGGGGTGTACTTTACTTgcctttattttattagcTTGTGGCTGTAGTCTTCCAATCTTATTCAAGTATGGAAAACAAATTAGAAATCTACGACCATTTGACCCCTCAAAATACTAG
- a CDS encoding Vel1p domain-containing protein — protein MFKNLIFLFFIGLATAIRFNLTDLECSRLRGPHCGTYLLKVVGTNATYVGEKSFIGLDALTESKGEFFQRMLEQEPRLIPRLFTIAENDTANFTPLTFTTYLKTCNPQSIENAMIPFVNTVTSEISFDAWAYTAQNSSRITGLSNQLMNSTLYNVQVATCTPGFSALLLDSPTINVFNNEEGMPSWCQPIELTPVCPLDEGFN, from the coding sequence ATGTTCAAAAACTTAATatttctcttcttcattGGGCTCGCTACCGCCATACGCTTCAACCTCACTGATCTTGAGTGTAGTAGACTACGCGGTCCGCATTGTGGTACGTATCTACTGAAAGTAGTAGGAACGAATGCTACATACGTTGGtgaaaaatcatttataGGTCTTGATGCTTTGACTGAAAGTAAAGGTGAATTTTTTCAGCGTATGTTGGAACAAGAACCTCGACTTATTCCACGTTTGTTTACGATAGCTGAAAACGACACGGCCAACTTTACTCCCTTGACATTTACAAcgtatttgaaaacatgCAATCCTCaaagtattgaaaatgcaaTGATCCCTTTTGTGAATACTGTTACCagtgaaatttcttttgatgCATGGGCGTATACAGCACAAAATTCAAGTCGGATAACGGGTCTTAGCAACCAACTGATGAATTCTACTCTATATAATGTTCAAGTAGCAACATGTACTCCCGGATTCTCTGCGTTATTGTTAGATAGTCCTACaatcaatgtttttaataacgAGGAAGGCATGCCAAGTTGGTGTCAGCCCATTGAACTTACACCAGTTTGTCCTTTGGATGAGGGATTCAActga
- a CDS encoding uncharacterized protein (S. pombe specific DUF999 protein family 6): MVRDTRNVDLERGLELCKPEKVNKQNLFTNIVKPQKDKINIKTDKIKFFLNNLFTEFSKFHDSCYPDGRISTRSKLRWPLLIIWCILIVFAIDKNFEVKDFLSIWINESFINENRFYSEIWGPIAIYICLFILLLLGLIYCSKIVVKAIPLISIVIAAVVVIIAVAMVKILYICHWLIYKILILAFGIKVKPLGDTLPTHNGETGSHSKATVGSDIEQIEFQNMPTPVKK, encoded by the exons ATGGTAAGAGATACTCGTAATGTGGACCTGGAGCGGGGACTTGAATTGTGTAAGCCTGAAaaggtaaacaaacaaaatctCTTTACCAACATCGTCAAGCctcaaaaagataaaataaacattaagacagataaaataaagttctttttaaataacctttttactgaattttctaaatttcaTGATAGTTGTTATCCTGATGGTAGGATTTCTACCCGCAGTAAACTTCGTTGGCCCTTGCTTATTATTTGGTGTATTTTGATTGTTTTCGCAATAGACAAGAACTTTGAAGTCAaagattttctttcaatttggataaatgaaagttttataaatgaaaatcgGTTTTACAGTGAAATTTGGGGGCCTATTGCTATTTacatttgtttgtttattttattgttgCTTGGTTTAATTT acTGCTCCAAGATTGTTGTAAAAGCTATACCATTGATCAGTATAGTTATAGCAGCGGTCGTAGTAATTATCGCGGTGGCTAtggttaaaattttatacatCTGCCATTGGCTGAtctacaaaattttaattttggcTTTCGGCATAAAAGTTAAGCCATTGGGAGACACTCTTCCTACACATAATGGAGAAACAGGATCACATTCAAAGGCAACAGTTGGTTCTGACATTGAACAAAtagaatttcaaaatatgcCCACTCCtgtgaaaaaataa
- a CDS encoding glycoprotein encodes MNFFLYFRTIFLIQLYFFNYSTFGCSASSTSVQSDTTNQVSVSCPKYTTIYTSGTSPDTKTIYPESTSTKSITTSTQSHSSPVIVVSTVGTVTETTISGSTEYTTTIPAEGITSGTVEIVEPTAGTVTETITSGTLPFTTTLAQASGTVSGTVEIVSPKNNPTTVYSGTVATTETFSSSTVVVIPTAICDGVRGLEYAVYDYTISSSMNEFCYPKNGQTDVFAFNEPAYFGSSDLDQSSPLFTGVFSSTDDIPEWASSWYLPPYPPQASDMASTYCACKVIVYQFFLRIPETDTYTLVVNNVDDVFFGWFGDKAISGWSNNNFDAYSYWHESPNMGLGTVGMGNFTVGNYPEGYFLPVRFVVANGAYIGGFDFYFTSDSTGPLATTSYSYTKTCTQQFLPFGQGNGGVNGPTEKLS; translated from the coding sequence atgaacttctttctttattttcgtACCATCTTTCTCATTCAactatatttttttaactactCCACATTTGGTTGTTCGGCAAGCTCAACTAGTGTACAAAGTGACACAACAAACCAAGTATCTGTTTCATGTCCAAAGTATACCACTATTTACACATCAGGAACGTCTCCAGAcacaaaaacaatatatCCTGAATCCACCTCGACTAAATCCATCACAACAAGCACGCAATCGCACAGCTCTCCCGTTATCGTTGTGTCCACAGTAGGAACTGTTACGGAAACAACTATTTCTGGTTCCACTGAATATACCACAACGATTCCCGCAGAGGGCATTACATCTGGAACTGTCGAAATAGTAGAACCAACTGCAGGAACAGTTACTGAGACTATAACAAGTGGTACTTTACCATTTACTACTACGCTAGCACAAGCTAGTGGTACTGTTTCAGGAACTGTCGAGATAGTAAGTCCTAAAAATAATCCTACCACCGTATATAGTGGTACGGTCGCTACTACGGAGACGTTTAGCTCATCCACAGTTGTTGTTATTCCAACAGCTATATGTGATGGCGTTCGTGGTTTAGAGTATGCTGTTTATGATTATAcaatttcatcatcaaTGAACGAATTCTGTTATCCTAAAAACGGTCAAACTGATGtctttgcttttaatgAGCCCGCTTACTTTGGTTCCTCAGACTTGGATCAGTCATCTCCATTGTTTACCGGTGTGTTTAGTTCTACAGATGACATACCTGAGTGGGCTTCGTCTTGGTATCTCCCACCGTATCCACCACAGGCTTCAGATATGGCTTCGACCTACTGTGCCTGTAAAGTAATTGTTTACCAGTTCTTTCTACGAATCCCAGAAACTGATACCTACACCCTAGTCGTTAACAATGTAGATGATGTTTTCTTTGGTTGGTTTGGTGATAAAGCTATTTCTGGTTGGTCCAATAATAACTTTGATGCGTATTCTTATTGGCATGAGTCGCCTAATATGGGTTTAGGAACTGTGGGCATGGGAAATTTCACTGTAGGCAATTATCCTGAAGGCTACTTTTTGCCCGTTAGATTTGTTGTAGCAAATGGAGCATATATCGGtggatttgatttttactttacttCTGATTCAACGGGTCCACTTGCTACTACCTCTTATTCTTACACGAAAACATGCACTCAACAATTCTTACCATTTGGTCAAGGTAATGGCGGTGTAAACGGGCCAACGGAAAAATTGTCgtaa
- a CDS encoding dehydrogenase: MREPKNAKVLSRLENVLVTQLDVNNFSSIKKSVEKAISHFGRIDVLLNNAGYSVYSPLESTTEEQIHNIFNTNVFGALEVIKAITPIFRSQHNGMIINVSSIGGKMTFPLGCLYYGTKYAIEGISEALTWEMQSIGVKVKIIEPGFTATEFRVEEGAGKHYAEYDNLKQKLYEDLLPKLKTATPPQKIAEVILQAATDESDELRYPTGDYVVEWMALRSKVDDATFLATHRKQMGL; this comes from the coding sequence ATGCGTGAACCCAAGAATGCCAAAGTGCTAAGCAGACTTGAAAATGTTCTGGTGACTCAATTAGATGTAAATAACTTTTCTTCGATTAAAAAATCTGTggaaaaagcaatttcGCATTTTGGTAGAATCGACGTGTTACTAAATAACGCTGGCTATTCCGTCTATTCTCCACTTGAAAGTACTACCGAAGAACAAATTCataacattttcaatacaAATGTGTTTGGCGCTTTGGAGGTTATCAAAGCAATAACTCCTATCTTCCGCTCACAACATAATGGAATGATTATAAACGTATCATCGATCGGAGGAAAGATGACATTCCCACTTGGATGTTTGTATTATGGTACCAAGTATGCAATCGAAGGTATTTCTGAAGCTCTGACTTGGGAAATGCAAAGCATTGGTGTAAAAGTCAAGATTATAGAACCTGGTTTTACAGCAACTGAATTTAGGGTTGAAGAGGGTGCAGGTAAACATTATGCTGAGTACGACAATCTGAAACAAAAGTTGTACGAAGACTTGCTACCTAAATTGAAAACAGCTACACCACCGCAAAAAATCGCAGAAGTGATATTGCAAGCGGCAACGGATGAAAGTGATGAGCTACGATACCCTACTGGAGATTATGTTGTTGAATGGATGGCATTGAGAAGCAAAGTTGATGATGCTACATTTTTAGCAACACACCGAAAACAAATGGGTCTTTAA
- a CDS encoding phospholipase: MYVNYIGLFAFVQISLTLAYPPGRVEISEIYDFEESSSYKGQDIDTSVLYTLSKRKPALVKRSTDASYAPFNVTCSNDNLLRPASEGLNEGEQSYINKRISKVNSELRSFISKTGLNVDLDKVVNSSDGPRLGIAFSGGGLRAMVNGGGAFNAFDSRFESDSPLSGLLQSAMYISGLSGGSWLVGSVAINNFTNITYLRDNVWNLEHSVFAPHGDNVIENLNYYNDLRKEIDQKKHAGFDCSLTDLWGRALSRKLVDAERGGPGITYSSMRNQSWFQNADYPYPIIVADSRLEEETAIPANTSIFEFTAYEFGTWDNGIKAFIPMEYVGTHLLDGVPPDKSCIHNYDNAGFVMGTSATLFNSFLLDWNENVKKNDTYYDILHAILEDLSKHQDDIAPYPNPYQNYTTSNTSVVNAFEPYDTIDLVDGGEDRENIPLWPLLHPQRFVDVVFAIDSTYNDPYGWPLGSSIVATYERVVTFNANKSVDVRGFPYIPDENTIISLGLNTRPTFFGCDGKNTTAGNHDVDNNTPPLLVYFPNYPWTYYSNISTFTMSMDDKMANGILENAFMSTTQNNNESFAVCLACAIIQRSLERKKLSTPTQCSSCFQEYCWDGTLATSTASVYDPTVMSAATTSRAPSGTTSGTASSTTSSSVASATPTHKHWWDSIFEAKENP; this comes from the exons ATGTATGTCAACTATATTGGACTCTTTGCTTTCGTTCAAATTTCGTTGACGTTAGCTTATCCTCCCGGTCGTGTGGAGATTTCTGAAATAtatgattttgaagaatctAGTTCGTATAAAGGACAAGATATTGATACATCCGTACTTTACACTTTGTCTAAAAGGAAACCTGCGCTCGTAAAACGAAGTACCGACGCTTCGTATGCCCCTTTCAATGTGACCTGTTCAAACGACAATCTGTTGAGGCCGGCTTCTGAAGGTTTAAATGAGGGCGAACAGAGCTATATCAACAAACGTATTTCTAAGGTTAACAGTGAACTCCGatcatttatttctaaGACAGGTTTGAATGTTGACTTGGATAAGGTGGTTAACAGCTCGGATGGTCCACGTTTAGGAATTGCATTCTCAGGTGGTGGGTTACGGGCGATGGTTAATGGAGGTGGTGCATTCAATGCTTTTGACTCAAGATTCGAGAGTGACTCTCCACTTTCTGGTCTGCTGCAATCCGCGATGTATATCAGCGGTCTTTCTGGTGGTTCATGGCTTGTTGGATCAGTGgctattaataattttacgAATATAACATACTTACGTGATAATGTCTGGAATTTGGAACATAGCGTTTTTGCTCCTCATGGGGATAATgtcattgaaaatttgaattattataatgACTTGCGCAAAGAAATTgatcaaaagaaacatGCGGGCTTTGACTGTTCTTTGACGGATTTATGGGGACGTGCTTTGTCCCGTAAACTTGTTGATGCTGAAAGGGGAGGACCAGGCATTACATATTCCAGTATGAGAAATCAAAGCTGGTTTCAAAATGCTGATTATCCTTATCCCATCATCGTTGCGGATAGCCGattagaagaagaaacgGCCATCCCTGCCAATACCAGTATCTTTGAGTTCACGGCGTATGAATTTGGTACATGGGACAATGGAATTAAAGCATTCATTCCAATGGAATATGTGGGAACTCACTTGTTGGATGGGGTTCCACCCGATAAGTCTTGCATTCATAACTATGATAATGCAGGTTTTGTTATGGGCACTTCAGCTACTTTATTCAactcttttcttcttgacTGGAATGAAAATGTCAAAAAGAATGATACCTATTACGATATTCTTCATGCGATTCTTGAAGATCTTTCTAAGCATCAAGATGATATTGCTCCTTATCCCAATCCTTACCAAAATTATACTACTTCCAATACCTCTGTAGTGAATGCGTTCGAACCGTATGATACTATTGATCTAGTTGATGGTGGTGAGGATAGGGAAAACATTCCCCTTTGGCCTTTGTTACACCCACAACGATTTGTGGACGTTGTATTTGCGATTGATTCGACTTATAATGATCCTTATGGTTGGCCCCTTGGATCTTCCATTGTTGCTACATATGAGAGAGTTGTAACCTTTAATGCGAACAAGAGTGTTGATGTGCGTGGATTTCCATATATTCCGGACGAAAACACTATTATCTCTTTGGGACTAAACACTCGTCCTACGTTTTTTGGATGTGACGGTAAAAATACTACAGCAGGAAATCATGATGTAGACAATAATACCCCACCTCTCCTTGTATACTTTCCAAATTACCCTTGGACTTATTATTCCAATATATCGACATTTACTATGAGCATGGACGACAAGATGGCTAATGGAATTCTTGAGAATGCATTTATGTCGACTACgcaaaacaataatgaaTCTTTTGCAGTTTGCTTAGCATGCGCTATAATTCAACGCTCTTTGGAACGCAAGAAATTGAGTACTCCTACCCAGTGCTCTTCTTGTTTCCAAGAATACTGTTGGGACGGAACTCTTGCAACTAGTACGGCTTCTGTATATGATCCTACCGTAATGTCTGCTGCGACAACATCTCGTGCACCGTCAGGCACAACCTCGGGTACAGCCTCTAGTACAACATCTTCATCT GTAGCATCAGCCACTCCCACTCATAAACATTGGTGGGACTCGATTTTCGAAGCGAAAGAAAATCCGTAA
- a CDS encoding DNA-binding transcription factor encodes MHLSKASFLFDCSRFILNFHERCLKNGVRTKKACVICRSKKQKCDGQLPCLYCKKYEYQCAYEGQATSTCNSEASLFNDANFKIGSDYRSKRIKVVSDTNNNKEDGDGKLSFTQCNPRMDIHHEAENFTAMVPYYEPKKFRFFYENSAIVFPRIYVFIYFEEVHPIFSMFDQKAMEKKIQFLWDNKSTDSCSEYVVISVKGKLVEHITQVLESSLSTTILSSIQLTVCWVLRTIYLHATTRPHLSWIASSVSMHYAEIVGLHQEITAEYGTRGIELTNITTQMVEEDGPAYQLVLLFKIIMEYQIISEDSRFVYLQAFQRLDQLCDIHSPALVLLKATVCFHLYRNLFLARIKPFCVIVSILFSVIDRALESCKQLVSQRKAW; translated from the exons ATGCATCTTAGTAaggcttcttttttatttgattgtAGCAGATTTATCCTAAATTTTCAT gAGCgatgtttaaaaaatggcGTTCGTACAAAAAAGGCCTGCGTAATATGTCGCtctaaaaagcaaaaatgtGATGGGCAACTCCCTTGCCtatattgtaaaaaatatgagtACCAATGTGCTTATGAGGGCCAAGCGACTTCTACCTGTAATTCCGAGGCATCCTTGTTCAATGATGCGAACTTTAAAATCGGAAGTGATTACAGGtctaaaagaataaagGTTGTTTCGGATACtaacaataataaagaagatGGTGACGGGAAGTTGAGTTTTACACAATGCAATCCAAGAATGGATATTCATCATGAAGCTGAGAACTTTACAGCTATGGTTCCTTACTATGAACCCAAGAaatttcgatttttttatgaaaatagCGCCATAGTATTTCCTCGGATA TAcgtatttatatattttgaagaagttcATCCCATATTTAGCATGTTTGATCAAAAAGCCATGGAGAAAAAGATCCAATTCTTATGGGACAACAAATCAACTGATAGCTGCTCTGAGTACGTCGTGATTTCAGTAA AGGGTAAACTAGTAGAGCATATAACGCAAGTTTTGGAGAGTTCACTGTCGACCACAATTTTATCATCGATTCAACTTACAGTTTGTTGGGTTTTAAGAACAATTTACTTACATGCTACTACTCGTCCTCACCTCTCCTGGATTGCTTCTTCTGTCTCCATGCACTATGCAGAAATTGTAGGACTTCATCAGGAGATAA CAGCTGAATACGGAACGAGGGGAATAGAGTTAACGAACATAACAACCCAAATGGTTGAAGAGGATGGACCTGCTTATCAGCTTGtattgttatttaaaatcataatGGAGTACCAGATAATATCAGAAGATTCAAGATTTGTATATTTACAAGCATTCCAAAGACTGGACCAGCTTTGTGACATTCATTCACCAGCACTTGTATTGCTAAAAGCAACGGTATGTTTTCACTTGTACCGAAACTTATTTCTTGCAAGAATTAAACCTTTTTGTGTAATTGTATCCATCCTTTTCTCTGTTATCGACAGAGCTCTTGAAAGCTGCAAGCAGTTAGTTTCTCAAAGGAAAGCGTGGTAG